In the Primulina eburnea isolate SZY01 unplaced genomic scaffold, ASM2296580v1 ctg739_ERROPOS11973397, whole genome shotgun sequence genome, one interval contains:
- the LOC140821756 gene encoding uncharacterized protein, whose amino-acid sequence MSRALKRLPIPGHRLPTVPPLPPPPLTLPESPLSLSELTPTSSITQTQIIQLTTLFKTHLKENSTSFSPNELVHFMKTRLRHHPTLSHLDFYLFRYTATLDSFRHDHSTFEYMARSLVYSHRLDSLHSLLEFIAANPCPCADGIFSCPKIEAIFRVSIGAFCRSGKFDNALFAFDTMKRLIDGKPDAAMYNIVIHGFLKFGKLDKGVEFYGRMIRDMVNPDVVTFNTLISGYCRSNKFALALDVFREMKEKGCLPNVVSFNTLLKGFFQDGKTEEAIGMAHEMIDFGCKFSCATCEILIDGLCRQEKIVEASDLMIDFLRKGVLPRGFDYLMLIEKLCKERNAGRAFEFVDEMWGQGYAPSLFSFTTLIEGLYGIGKGDESVRLVRKMLKENIVPDSVTFNSLLSHLCDSRQTVEANKLRLLASEKGLHQDGMMYRILISGYSKEGRREEGEALVNEMLDRGFVPDIATYNRLMGGLAKAK is encoded by the coding sequence ATGTCTAGAGCACTCAAGAGACTCCCAATACCTGGCCACCGCTTGCCCACTGTGCCACCTTTGCCTCCACCTCCGCTGACTCTGCCAGAATCCCCACTTTCTCTCTCGGAATTAACTCCGACCTCCTCCATCACCCAAACTCAAATCATCCAACTCACTACCCTCTTCAAAACCCATCTCAAAGAGAACTCCACCAGCTTTTCTCCTAATGAACTCGTCCACTTTATGAAGACCCGGCTCCGCCACCACCCCACACTCAGCCACCTTGACTTCTACCTCTTCCGTTATACCGCCACGCTTGACTCTTTCCGTCATGACCATTCCACTTTCGAGTACATGGCCCGTTCCCTTGTTTATTCCCACCGCCTTGATTCTCTCCACTCACTTCTCGAGTTCATCGCCGCCAATCCTTGCCCCTGTGCTGACGGTATTTTCTCTTGCCCCAAGATCGAGGCTATTTTCCGTGTTTCGATTGGTGCATTTTGTAGGAGTGGTAAATTTGATAATGCTCTCTTTGCGTTTGATACTATGAAAAGACTGATCGATGGAAAGCCTGATGCGGCTATGTATAATATTGTGATTCAtggttttttaaaatttgggaaattGGATAAAGGGGTTGAGTTTTATGGGAGGATGATCAGGGACATGGTGAACCCAGATGTGGTTACCTTTAATACCTTAATCAGTGGTTACTGTAGGAGTAATAAGTTTGCATTAGCATTAGATGTGTTCCgagaaatgaaagaaaaaggTTGTCTACCGAATGTGGTTAGTTTTAATACTTTGCTCAAAGGATTCTTtcaggatggaaagactgaggAGGCGATAGGAATGGCACATGAAATGATCGATTTTGGGTGCAAGTTTTCGTGTGCAACTTGTGAGATCTTAATTGACGGACTTTGTAGGCAAGAAAAGATTGTGGAAGCATCTGATTTGATGATTGATTTTTTAAGGAAAGGAGTACTGCCTCGTGGGTTCGATTATCTCATGTTAATCGAGAAACTCTGCAAGGAAAGAAATGCGGGAAGAGCATTTGAATTCGTAGATGAGATGTGGGGACAAGGTTACGCGCCGAGCTTGTTCTCGTTCACTACTTTGATTGAAGGTTTATATGGCATTGGAAAGGGCGATGAATCAGTGAGGTTGGTTAGAAAGATGCTTAAAGAGAATATTGTTCCGGACTCTGTTACGTTTAATAGTCTGCTTTCTCATTTGTGTGATTCTCGACAAACTGTGGAGGCAAACAAGTTGAGGTTGTTGGCTTCTGAAAAGGGCTTGCATCAAGATGGAATgatgtataggatattgatttCTGGTTACTCGAAGGAGGGTAGAAGAGAAGAGGGGGAAGCTCTGGTGAATGAGATGTTGGATAGAGGGTTTGTACCTGATATTGCTACGTACAATAGGTTGATGGGTGGTCTTGCTAAAGCAAAATGA
- the LOC140821803 gene encoding isocitrate dehydrogenase [NADP]: MGFEKIKVANPIVEMDGDEMTRVIWKLIKDKLILPFLELDIKYFDLGLPHRDSTDDKVTVESAEATLKYNVAIKCATITPDEARVKEFGLKYMWKSPNGTIRNILNGTVFREPIMCNNVPRLVPGWTKPICIGRHAFGDQYRATDAVIKGAGKLKLVFVPDGKDEKEEFEVFNFTGAGGVALSMYNTDESIRSFAEASMNTAYLKKWPLYLSTKNTILKKYDGRFKDIFQDVYESSWRSKFEEAGIWYEHRLIDDMVAYALKSEGGYVWACKNYDGDVQSDFLAQGFGSLGLMTSVLVCPDGKTIEAEAAHGTVTRHYRVHQKGGETSTNSIASIFA, from the exons ATGGGGTTCGAAAAGATCAAGGTGGCCAACCCCATCGTTGAGATGGATG GAGATGAGATGACAAGGGTGATTTGGAAACTAATAAAGGACAAG TTGATCCTGCCATTCTTGGAGTTGGACATAAAATACTTCGACCTTGGCCTTCCTCACCGTGACTCCACAGATGATAAAGTTACGGTTGAAAGTGCAGAAGCTACTCTCAA GTACAATGTAGCTATTAAGTGCGCAACCATTACTCCAG ATGAAGCTCGTGTGAAGGAGTTTGGATTAAAGTACATGTGGAAGAGTCCGAATGGTACAATTAGGAACATTTTGAATG GCACTGTCTTTAGAGAACCAATCATGTGCAACAATGTCCCTCGCCTTGTCCCAG GATGGACAAAGCCAATTTGCATTGGAAGACATGCTTTTGGAGATCAATATCGAGCTACTGATGCGGTTATTAAAGGAGCTGGAAAGCTCAAATTGGTTTTCG TGCCAGATGGAAAGGATGAGAAGGAAGAATTCGAGGTCTTCAACTTTACGGGTGCCGGTGGAGTTGCTCTATCAATGTACAACACTGATGAG TCCATTCGTTCATTTGCTGAAGCTTCTATGAACACCGCATACCTGAAAAAGTGGCCGCTATATCTTAGCACTAAGAATACGATTCTCAAGAAATATGATGGCAG ATTCAAGGACATCTTTCAAGATGTTTATGAATCTTCATGGAGATCCAAGTTCGAGGAAGCAGGAATCTG GTATGAGCACCGTCTCATCGATGATATGGTTGCCTATGCTCTGAAGAGCGAGGGAGGTTATGTATGGGCTTGCAAGAACTACGATGGGGATGTTCAGAGTGATTTCTTAGCACAAG GGTTTGGATCTCTTGGGCTGATGACATCAGTCCTG GTATGCCCCGATGGTAAGACAATTGAGGCAGAAGCAGCCCATGGAACTGTTACGCGCCACTACAGGGTTCACCAAAAAGGAGGCGAAACCAGTACTAATAGCATTGCCTCAATCTTTGCTTGA